The Cyclopterus lumpus isolate fCycLum1 chromosome 6, fCycLum1.pri, whole genome shotgun sequence genome contains a region encoding:
- the LOC117731722 gene encoding olfactomedin-4-like, translating to MKLDVILLLCALFALSQQAPSSECECELTTSEKLFPHDKLEALEDSASKCNSDITPQQASELDILLLGLERRLPQLQEDVSILEREDDGQLYGVISLQVVENELVQINQLVARLKSATLGHQRLTANATQQLEKLKAELKELETYDTMQVVNTQQTNQRLKRDLDQCTNGLDPIPKPSQPPRGNCPHGQFLNITGPRVFTAGEPGSHKYGAWGRDPKPEPGKESWYWLVMLTSSNRFAHYVRLYSSLSSLIVGVSKPGNVMIHSANPTTNTIQGPNVVLYGEALYYNCYNQDTVCRFNLTSKTVTNIKLPIGTRFNSKGNFCHLDECYPFTDLDLATDESGVWVIYTTTQDFGNLVLSKVEEDGPLRLGQTWHTSVYKQGVTNTFMACGVLYATRYVNKEVEEIFYSFDTATGEERFNVGIFINKMSPNIQSLNYSPVDQMLHAYCDSFLVSYKVLFEYNR from the exons ATGAAGCTGGATGTGATCCTCCTGCTGTGCGCTCTGTTCGCCCTCAGCCAACAG GCACCTTCAagcgagtgtgagtgtgagttgACAACTTCCGAGAAGTTATTCCCTCATGACAAACTCGAGGCGCTGGAGGACAGTGCATCGAAATGCAACAGCGACATCACCCCACAGCAG GCCTCAGAGCTGGACATTCTGCTGCTGGGTCTGGAGCGACGGCTGCCCCAGCTGCAGGAGGACGTGTCCATACTGGAGAGGGAGGACGACGGACAGCTCTACGGGGTCATCAGCCTGCAGGTGGTGGAGAACGAGCTGGTGCAGATCAACCAGCTCGTAGCCAGGCTCAAGAGCGCCACCTTGGGTCACCAGCGTCTGACTGCCAACGCCACTCAACAG TTGGAGAAGCTGAAAGCAGAGCTGAAAGAGCTGGAGACGTACGACACCATGCAGGTGGTGAACACGCAACAAACCAACCAGCGTCTGAAGAGAGACCTGGACCAGTGCACGAATGGACTAGACCCCATCCCCAAACCTAGTCAGCCTCCACGTG GTAACTGCCCCCACGGTCAATTTCTGAACATTACCGGACCAAGGGTGTTCACAGCAGGAGAACCCGGCTCCCACAAGTATGGCGCCTGGGGTCGGGATCCCAAACCAGAGCCGGGGAAGGAGAGCTGGTATTGGCTGGTAATGCTGACCTCCAGCAACAGATTCGCCCACTATGTCCGTCTCTACTCCAGCCTGAGCTCTCTCATTGTTGGAGTGAGCAAACCAG gtaATGTCATGATCCACTCCGCTAACCCAACCACCAACACCATCCAGGGTCCAAATGTTGTGCTGTACGGAGAGGCCTTGTACTACAACTGTTACAACCAGGACACTGTTTGTCGATTCAACCTCACCTCCAAAACAGTTACCAATATCAAACTACCCATAGGCACCAG GTTCAACTCAAAGGGTAACTTCTGCCACCTTGATGAATGCTACCCGTTCACCGACTTGGACCTGGCGACAGATGAGTCCGGCGTCTGGGTGATCTACACCACCACACAAGACTTTGGAAACCTGGTGCTGTccaaggtggaggaggacggacCGCTGAGACTCGGCCAAACCTGGCACACCTCGGTCTACAAGCAGGGGGTGACCAACACCTTCATGGCCTGCGGCGTGCTCTACGCGACACGGTACGTCAACAAAGAAGTGGAGGAGATCTTCTATTCATTTGACACCGCAACGGGGGAGGAGAGGTTCAATGTTGGCATCTTCATCAACAAGATGTCTCCCAACATTCAGTCCCTGAACTACAGCCCTGTGGACCAGATGCTACACGCCTACTGTGACTCCTTCTTGGTCTCCTATAAGGTTTTGTTTGAGTATAATAGATAA
- the LOC117731718 gene encoding olfactomedin-like, translating into MMCGDGQEPTQCIREKRRGGDFSPASVRPPHICPAVDMLLLLLLLSSGDVRAQRVSGQRKDGSCVCQVDPDLWLFPAGSYSAALRQVQSCEASVSSLQEKVELSSRRLPQVQVLIKNVTERLKPHQYLHNRGLYTDLPLRLLGQQLSQLETDIGAIHSQFNNAQTTKVSNEMDKLRTYVDRMKMWNTINMKTLKEKLRYVKNSAESCKSIPKDFRGQDRYCLKGLISNISDPVMTKVSPYGKTCTSGSWGKQAQMDSKGQGNSYWVQPLLNSHIWGNTLRLYQTYEDFMASTNHKDFTVAPSYTHANAIEGPSGVLHGEALYYHCSRSADVCRYDLNSNSVHRVTLPGIGVGFTNKFPYCYYDCRANSDVDVEADESGLWALYATVGNHGNLVVSRLVWDGEAETLNVTQTWETRLFKKAVSNAFMVCGVLYATRYVDEFQEEVFYAFDTATGKEDNSLALPLEKVAKGVASLSYNPTNRQIYMYNDGYLLAYQAHFQS; encoded by the exons ATGATGTGTGGTGACGGTCAGGAACCAACTCAGTGTATccgagagaagagaagaggaggtgacttCAGTCCCGCCAGCGTCAGGCCGCCACACATCTGTCCAGCTGTcgacatgctgctgctgctgctgctgctctcatcG GGGGACGTCCGGGCCCAGCGGGTGTCGGGCCAGAGGAAGGACGGCTCGTGTGTCTGCCAGGTGGACCCAGACCTGTGGCTGTTCCCCGCTGGGAGCTACAGCGCCGCGCTGCGCCAGGTCCAGTCCTGTGAGGCATCTGTGAGCAGCCTGCAGGAGAAG GTGGAGTTGTCCAGCAGACGTCTCCCTCAGGTCCAGGTTCTGATCAAGAACGTGACGGAGCGGCTGAAGCCTCACCAGTACCTGCACAACCGGGGCCTTTACACCGACTTGCCTCTGCGCCTGCTGGGCCAGCAGCTCAGCCAGCTGGAGACAGACATCGGTGCCATCCACAGCCAGTTCAACAACGCCCAAACAACCAAAGTCTCCAACGAG atggATAAACTGCGTACATATGTAGACAGGATGAAGATGTGGAACACGATTAACATGAAGACTCTCAAAGAGAAGCTTCGCTACGTGAAGAACAGCGCTGAGTCCTGCAAGTCCATCCCCAAAGACTTTAGAG GCCAGGACAGGtactgcctcaagggcctgatCTCCAACATTAGCGATCCTGTCATGACTAAGGTCAGTCCCTACGGTAAGACCTGCACCTCCGGTTCGTGGGGCAAACAGGCCCAGATGGACAGCAAGGGCCAGGGGAACAGCTACTGGGTTCAGCCTCTACTCAACAGCCACATCTGGGGCAACACCCTGCGCCTGTACCAAACCTACGAAGACTTCATGGCCTCCACCAACCACAAGGACTTCACCGTAGCTCCATCCTACACTCACGCCAACGCCATTGAGGGTCCCAGTGGCGTCCTACACGGAGAAGCGCTGTACTATCACTGCTCCCGCTCTGCAGATGTCTGCCGCTACGACTTGAACAGCAACAGCGTCCACCGGGTGACCCTCCCCGGCATCGGCGTGGGTTTCACGAACAAGTTCCCATATTGTTACTATGACTGCCGTGCCAATAGCGATGTGGACGTAGAGGCAGACGAGTCGGGACTGTGGGCCCTGTATGCCACTGTCGGTAACCACGGTAATCTAGTAGTGAGCCGGCTGGTTTGGGACGGTGAGGCCGAGACGCTCAATGTCACACAGACGTGGGAGACGAGGCTGTTCAAGAAGGCGGTGAGCAACGCGTTCATGGTGTGCGGTGTGCTGTATGCCACTCGGTATGTGGACGAATTCCAGGAAGAGGTGTTCTACGCCTTCGACACAGCAACGGGCAAAGAGGACAACTCTTTAGCACTGCCGCTGGAGAAGGTGGCTAAAGGAGTGGCCAGCCTGAGCTATAACCCCACCAACAGGCAGATCTACATGTACAACGACGGTTACCTACTGGCCTACCAGGCCCACTTCCAATCGTAA